One region of Phragmites australis chromosome 18, lpPhrAust1.1, whole genome shotgun sequence genomic DNA includes:
- the LOC133898280 gene encoding tryptophan decarboxylase 1-like — protein sequence MGSLDTNPTAFSAFSDEAGFQPLNPEDVRSYLHKTVDFISDYYKSVESMPVLPDVKPGYLQDELGAAPPSYSAPFEVTMKELKASVVPGMTHWASPNFFAFFPSTNSAAAIAGDLIASAMNTVGFTWQAAPAATEMEVLALDWLAQLLRLPTSFMNRTSAGRGTGGGVILGTTSEAMLVTLVAARDAALRRSGSDGVSGLPRLAVYAADQTHSTFFKACRLAGFDPANIRSIPTGPETDYALDPTKLLQIMQADVDAGLVPTYICATVGTTSSNAVDPVGAIADVAALFNAWVHVDAAYAGSACICPEFRHHLNGVERVDSISMSPHKWLLTCLDCTCLWVRDTHRLTDSLETNPEYLKNNASESGTVTDLKDMQVGVGRRFRGLKLWMVMRTYGATKLQEHIRSDVAMAKMFEDNVRDDDRFEVVVPRNFALVCFRIKPRGAMTEEDADETNRELMERLNRTGKAYLAHTAVGNRFVLRFAVGSSLQEERHVRSAWELIKKTTSEIMKGEIDAE from the coding sequence ATGGGCAGCTTGGACACCAACCCGACCGCCTTCTCTGCCTTCAGCGACGAGGCCGGCTTCCAGCCCCTCAACCCCGAGGACGTCCGCTCCTACCTCCACAAGACCGTTGACTTCATCTCCGACTACTACAAGTCCGTCGAGTCCATGCCCGTGCTCCCCGACGTCAAGCCGGGCTACCTCCAGGATGAGCTCGGTGCCGCGCCACCCAGTTACTCGGCGCCATTCGAAGTCACCATGAAGGAGCTCAAGGCCTCTGTCGTCCCCGGCATGACGCACTGGGCTAGCCCCAACTTCTTCGCGTTCTTCCCATCGACGAACAGCGCTGCGGCTATCGCCGGTGACCTCATCGCCTCAGCGATGAACACCGTTGGGTTCACATGgcaggcggcgccggcggccaccGAGATGGAGGTGCTGGCGCTAGACTGGCTCGCTCAGCTCCTGCGTCTGCCCACGAGCTTCATGAACCGCACCAGCGCCGGACGTGGCACCGGTGGTGGTGTCATCCTCGGGACGACCAGCGAGGCCATGCTCGTCACGCTCGTCGCGGCCCGTGACGCTGCTCTGCGTCGGAGTGGGTCTGACGGCGTCTCCGGGCTCCCGCGCCTGGCTGTGTACGCCGCTGACCAAACTCACTCCACGTTCTTCAAGGCATGCCGCCTCGCCGGTTTCGATCCAGCCAACATCCGGTCCATCCCCACCGGCCCAGAGACGGACTATGCTCTCGACCCGACCAAGTTGTTGCAGATCATGCAGGCAGACGTTGACGCCGGCCTCGTGCCAACCTACATATGTGCGACCGTCGGCACCACATCGTCCAACGCTGTTGATCCTGTTGGAGCCATTGCTGATGTTGCCGCCCTGTTTAATGCATGGGTTCACGTCGACGCTGCCTATGCCGGTAGCGCGTGCATCTGCCCTGAGTTCCGGCACCACCTGAACGGCGTGGAGCGCGTGGACTCCATCAGCATGAGCCCGCACAAGTGGCTGCTCACGTGCCTAGACTGCACATGCTTGTGGGTGCGCGACACGCATCGGCTCACCGACTCGCTGGAGACCAACCCGGAGTACCTCAAGAACAATGCCAGTGAGTCCGGCACCGTCACTGACCTCAAGGACATGCAGGTCGGCGTCGGGCGCCGCTTCCGCGGGCTCAAGCTCTGGATGGTCATGCGCACCTATGGCGCCACCAAGCTCCAGGAGCACATCCGGAGCGACGTCGCCATGGCCAAGATGTTCGAGGACAACGTCAGGGACGATGACCGGTTCGAGGTCGTTGTTCCTAGAAACTTCGCGCTTGTCTGCTTTAGGATCAAGCCTCGCGGCGCCATGACGGAGGAGGACGCCGACGAGACCAATCGTGAGCTCATGGAGCGCCTCAACAGGACTGGGAAGGCGTACCTGGCGCACACGGCGGTCGGCAACAGGTTTGTGCTGCGGTTTGCGGTCGGTTCATCGTTGCAGGAAGAGAGGCATGTTCGAAGTGCGTGGGAGCTCATCAAGAAGACGACCAGTGAGATCATGAAGGGAGAGATTGATGCAGAGTAG